Proteins encoded by one window of Camelus dromedarius isolate mCamDro1 chromosome 27, mCamDro1.pat, whole genome shotgun sequence:
- the TIMM29 gene encoding mitochondrial import inner membrane translocase subunit Tim29 yields the protein MAAAALKRFWSRSRVEAVDAAAAKPGVWARLGAWSRALLRDYAEACGDAAAAARARPGRAAVYVGLLGGAAACCALAPSEAAFEEALLDASGTLLLLAPATRNRDSEAHVQRLLWLRGRGCLRHVSLGLFSLVYEAPFDAQTSLYQARCRYLQPRWIDFPGRILDVGFVGRWWVLGARMRDCDMNDDEFLHLPAHLRVVGPHQLHSEANERLFDEKYKPVVLTDDQVDQALWEEQMLQKKKKDQLALSQADSLLKSEVAR from the exons ATGGCTGCGGCCGCTCTGAAGAGATTTTGGTCCCGAAGCCGGGTAGAGGCGGTTGATGCTGCGGCGGCAAAGCCTGGCGTGTGGGCGCGGTTAG GTGCCTGGTCCCGGGCGCTGCTCCGGGACTACGCCGAGGCCTGCGGGGACGCGGCGGCAGCGGCGCGGGCCCGGCCTGGGCGGGCGGCGGTCTACGTGGGGCTGCTGGGTGGCGCGGCGGCCTGCTGCGCCTTGGCGCCGAGCGAGGCGGCCTTCGAGGAGGCGCTGCTCGACGCGTCGGGGACCCTTCTGCTGCTGGCTCCCGCCACACGCAACCGCGACTCGGAAGCGCACGTGCAGCGGCTGCTGTGGCTGCGGGGTCGAGGCTGCCTGCGCCACGTAAGCCTGGGCCTCTTCTCGCTTGTGTACGAGGCGCCCTTCGACGCCCAAACCAGCCTCTACCAGGCCCGTTGCCGCTACTTGCAGCCCCGCTGGATCGACTTCCCGGGTCGGATCCTGGACGTGGGCTTCGTGGGCCGCTGGTGGGTTCTGGGGGCCCGGATGCGCGACTGCGACATGAACGACGACGAGTTCCTCCACCTGCCGGCACATCTGCGCGTCGTCGGGCCGCATCAGCTGCACTCGGAGGCCAACGAGCGGCTCTTCGACGAGAAATACAAGCCTGTGGTGCTCACCGACGATCAGGTGGACCAGGCGCTGTGGGAGGAGCAGATGttacagaagaagaagaaggaccAGCTCGCCCTGAGCCAGGCCGACTCGTTGCTGAAATCAGAGGTCGCGAGATGA
- the YIPF2 gene encoding protein YIPF2: MAAADELAFHEFEEATNLLAQTPDAATTRSDQLTPQGHVAVVMDSGGSYGAEDEVESDKAALLQEEKQQPGFWTFGYYQSFFDVDTSQVLDRIKGSLLPRPGHNFVRHHLRNRPDLYGPFWICATLAFVLAITGNLTLVLAQRRDPSIHYSPQFHKVTVAGITIYCYAWLVPLALWGFLRWRRGVRERVGPYTFLETVCVYGYSLFVFIPTVVLWLIPVPWLQWLFGALALALSAAGLVFTLWPVVREDTRLAATVLLSTVVLLHALLAMGCKFYFFQPLPLEHVAPPHQATSQPPNTLPPTLPRSMAT; this comes from the exons ATGGCAGCGGCGGATGAGCTGGCCTTCCACG AGTTTGAGGAAGCCACCAATCTGCTGGCTCAGACCCCAGATGCGGCCACCACCAGAAGTGATCAGCTGACCCCCCAGGGTCACGTGGCTGTGGTCATGGACTCAGGTGGCAGCTATGGAGCTGAGGACGAGGTGGAGAGTGACAAGGCCGCG CTCCTacaggaggagaagcagcagccTGGTTTCTGGACCTTTGGCTACTACCAGAGCTTCTTTGACGTGGACACCTCACAG GTCCTGGACCGGATCAAAGGCTCGCTGCTGCCGCGGCCCGGCCACAACTTTGTACGACACCATCTGCGGAATCGGCCAGACCTGTATG gtcccttctggatatgtgccacACTGGCCTTTGTCTTGGCCATCACCGGCAACCTGACCCTGGTGCTGGCCCAGAGGAGGGACCCGTCCATCCACTACAGCCCCCAGTTCCACAAAG TGACCGTGGCCGGCATCACCATCTACTGCTACGCGTGGCTGGTGCCGCTGGCGCTGTGGGGCTTCCTGCGGTGGCGCAGGGGCGTCCGGGAGCGTGTGGGGCCTTATACcttcctggagactgtgtgcgtCTACGGCTACTCCCTCTTTGTCTTCATCCCCACCGTG GTCCTGTGGCTGATTCCTGTCCCATGGCTGCAGTGGCTCTTcggggccctggccctggccctgtcAGCCGCTGGCCTGGTGTTCACCCTGTGGCCCGTGGTCCGTGAGGACACTAGGCTGGCGGCCACAGTGCTGCTCTCCACCGTGGTGCTGCTCCACGCCCTCCTGGCCATGGGCTGTAAG ttttacttcttccagCCGCTGCCTCTGGAGCACGTGGCGCCTCCCCACCAGGCCACGTCTCAGCCCCCAAACACCCTGCCACCCACGCTGCCAAGGTCCATGGCAACCTAG